The Candidatus Marinimicrobia bacterium CG08_land_8_20_14_0_20_45_22 genome has a segment encoding these proteins:
- a CDS encoding hydrolase, with amino-acid sequence MNRLNSKQAVLVVVDIQAKLLHVVYDYPLVLDNLRKIITGAQVLGIPILLTEQYPKGLGATVDEVQSILNEYRPIVKQTFSCWRDPVFQEELKRQNRKQVLICGIESHICVYQTSLDLVENGFEVFCVTDAISSRTVENRMLALRNLEKAGVQMTSVEMALFEMLKNSTDPAFKQISQIVK; translated from the coding sequence ATGAACCGGTTAAATTCCAAACAGGCTGTATTAGTCGTTGTTGACATTCAGGCGAAACTCCTGCACGTTGTTTACGATTATCCGCTTGTTCTCGATAATCTCAGAAAAATTATCACAGGCGCGCAGGTTCTGGGTATTCCGATATTGTTGACCGAGCAATATCCAAAAGGACTCGGAGCAACCGTTGATGAGGTTCAGTCCATTTTAAACGAATACCGCCCGATCGTCAAACAGACGTTTTCCTGCTGGCGCGATCCGGTGTTCCAAGAAGAACTCAAGCGACAAAATAGAAAGCAGGTTTTAATCTGCGGTATCGAGTCGCATATCTGTGTTTATCAAACCAGTCTCGATCTGGTCGAAAATGGATTTGAAGTATTTTGCGTCACTGATGCCATTTCGAGCCGGACGGTTGAAAATCGAATGCTCGCATTAAGAAATCTTGAAAAAGCCGGAGTTCAGATGACGAGCGTCGAGATGGCGCTCTTTGAGATGCTGAAAAATTCAACTGATCCGGCGTTTAAACAAATTTCTCAAATTGTTAAATAG
- a CDS encoding tRNA dihydrouridine synthase DusB, whose protein sequence is MLIGKLNIDNPVLLAPMAGYTDIPFRMICRERGAGAVYTEFVSSEGLVRGSEKTNDYLVFVERERPIGMQIFGHDPDAMAESARLIEAQFHPDIIDLNFGCSVKKVVKRNAGSALLKDLPLMQKIASAVVHAVRTPVTAKIRAGWSRQSIVAVAAAKMLENEGICALTVHPRTAVEGFKFPADWKIIAEVKSQLSIPVIGNGDVNSENDAVRMFRETGCDGVMIGRGALADPWIFQKTNELLHTGQCSAQGSILGRIELCQHHLSLEVTYRGEADATTMMKKWYRWYFRGIRNASSYRERLVRSHSLSETQEIIRELKESVCADPA, encoded by the coding sequence GTGTTGATTGGTAAACTGAACATCGACAACCCGGTTTTGCTCGCGCCGATGGCGGGATACACCGACATACCGTTCCGGATGATTTGCCGTGAAAGAGGCGCCGGAGCGGTTTATACCGAGTTCGTCAGTTCGGAAGGACTCGTGCGCGGCTCGGAAAAAACGAATGATTATCTCGTCTTCGTTGAACGCGAACGACCGATCGGAATGCAGATTTTCGGTCACGATCCGGACGCGATGGCTGAATCCGCCCGATTGATAGAGGCGCAATTTCATCCCGACATCATCGACCTGAATTTCGGCTGTTCTGTCAAAAAAGTCGTGAAAAGAAACGCCGGTTCCGCTTTATTGAAAGATTTGCCGCTGATGCAAAAAATTGCCAGCGCTGTCGTGCACGCAGTTCGGACTCCCGTCACCGCCAAGATTCGCGCAGGCTGGAGCCGTCAATCCATCGTTGCTGTCGCCGCCGCTAAAATGCTCGAAAACGAAGGCATTTGCGCGCTGACAGTTCATCCGCGAACCGCCGTCGAAGGTTTTAAATTCCCGGCGGATTGGAAAATCATCGCCGAAGTTAAATCCCAATTATCCATTCCGGTCATCGGAAACGGCGATGTGAATTCGGAAAACGATGCGGTTCGGATGTTTAGAGAAACCGGCTGTGACGGCGTGATGATCGGCCGGGGCGCTCTTGCCGATCCATGGATTTTTCAAAAGACAAACGAACTTCTTCATACAGGTCAATGCTCAGCGCAAGGTTCGATTCTCGGGCGGATTGAACTCTGCCAGCATCATTTATCGCTTGAAGTAACCTATCGCGGCGAAGCGGATGCAACGACGATGATGAAAAAATGGTATCGCTGGTATTTCCGCGGCATCCGGAACGCTTCTTCCTATCGGGAACGACTCGTCCGCTCACATAGCCTAAGTGAAACACAAGAAATCATTCGGGAACTGAAAGAATCTGTCTGTGCCGATCCTGCTTAA